GCTGTTGTGTTAGTTGTTAATATTTGTGCTAGTCTTTCTGAGGTTGAAAGTGAAATAGGGAAGTTAAATGCCAACTAAACAAGTCGATACAAAACAAGGTTTGTCGAAAGAGTTCAAATTTTTATTAGCTGGGACTCCTGTTAACATTGATATCGTCAGTCCAGCAGGGCAAAAAGGGCGCTTTAGAACCATTTTTATAGGCTACCTACCTGAGCAATTTTTACTAATTCAATTTCCTGAGTCGAATAAATTAGGTAACTTCGGCCAATATTTTGTACAAGGAAGTGAAGTCATTGTTAGAGGGCTAATTGAAGGCCACGAAGCATCTGTAATTGCATTTTCATCAATAATAAGACAAACCTTGAGCACGCCAACAAGAATGATGGCACTTAACTTTCCAAGTAAAATAATCATTCATAATTTGCGTTCGACTAAACGTGTGTTAACAGAGCTAACCGCAAGCATAAAAGTAAAAGAAGACTCTTGGCATGCAAAGTTAACAGATGTCTCACTGACAGGTTGTCATATAGAGGCCTGTAAAGAGGAGCAAGATGCACTTGTCGAAGGTGAAACTATTACTATCTCAATTGAGGTGGATGAAAACCAAATTTCACTCAAAGCCCGTATTTGTAACGCAAAAGCTTCTGAAGAAGGACTTAAATTAGGCTGCCAGTTTATTAGCGATCAAGATGAACTGGTAGAAAAAATTGTTCGTATGGCGTTATTAGCCGAAAAATAGTCTATTAACCTTAAATTCTACAGATTGAGTAAAATCGATGTTTGTTCCTTTTTAGGCATCTTACTGACTACCAACATAAAAGAGTTATCGATAATTCTTTCTAATTCCCCATTTGGAACAATGCTAATTGGTCGTGTTTCACTATTGCTTGAACCTTCGGTTTTTATCTGATTTGCAATACTATTTGGGTAATAAACTGAAATCCAGTGTTTCTTGTCCATGTGGTAACCAGTGGTAATTGAGTTGAAAATATCCCGTAATGCACAAGACTCATCTGGATCGCACTTAAGGTTAATCATTAAGGCATTTTTACGCCATGCAACTAAAGCAAACATTTTAGATTTCACTTTAAATACATGCGTATCTTCACCAAAAGGAAAGCTTTCTGTGGTGAAAGGTTTTGCGAGTAAGTATTTTCTGACTTGATCAAATTCCATAACATATTCCACTAAATTAACTGATGGATTCATTTTCTAAGTGAGATATCACCACTTATCACATTAAGTTGAACACCGTTTATCGTAACCAGTTTAGCTTCAATATGCATCGACATAGGAAAATTGATATCAGGTTGTTTTATTAGCACCTGTGCGTAGGTTCGGTAATGATTAGAGAGCATGTAAAACTTGTCTTCTACTTCACAATCTAGGTAGAAGTTCTTTTCACTTAAATTAATATTTTCTAACAGGTTATTCGAGCTAAACATATGTTCTTCTGTAGTGATGATACTGCAGATGTTGTCACTATTTTTACTGGAAAATTTAAATGTTAGTGCTGGTTTTCCAGCAAGTTCAGCGCTATATCCTCCTAAATATTTTTCAAGGTTGATGGTTGTCCCAAACGCAATATTTGAATGAATAGAAGATAGTAAAATCATCAATTTTAGTGGGGAGTTCAAGTCGAGAGGAGTTTTGTTTAAGCGATTCCCTTTATTGGAACACATGAAATTCATAAAGCTTAATTTTAAGCGTGTTACTTGCTTCATAAGATACTCCTTTCCTTACTAAATCAGCATCATAGCCTTATCTTAAAACACCTCTAAGTTTACTCACAATGCGCCTACAAACTCAATAAATCAACAATTATTAAAATAGCTAAGCGCTTTTATTAGTATTCGGTACGGTTTACTTTGTTGTTTAGTTTGAGTAAAATCCAGCAAAGGTTCATGAAGGAGCAAATTGATGGGTAAATTCTTAGTGTCCAACATAGCAAATCGTAGGCATAACAAAATATATAGTGTGTTAGGCAACGGAGCTTTTTTTGATTTACAGCCTTCTCAGCACGGGTGGGAAGCTTATTCATCCATTAGTGAGGGTGATAAAGTTTTCGTGATCAATCACAACAGAAAGATCCCTGTTGTTTATGAGGTGCAATAAATTCTTGAAGAGGTAGCGTTAGAGGATGATTCTGAGTTTGGCAGTCGAGTCGCATCGGCGATTGGAGGCAATACTCGTGTGCTATTTGGTAAACCAATTGAGAGAGTTGATATGTTCTACAGCCAATTTATAACTACAAATGGTATTAAAAGTTCAAAGTTAACTGAGGAAGGTCAGATGTATCAGGGATTTAACTGTGTAGGGTTTAGCTAATGACAGCATTTCGTATGGGAAGTATTGAATTTAATCATATCGCTAATATCAGCTTGTCAAAAGCTTGGTTAGCTAATCGCAATAGTGAGACTTATGGTTTATATGATTTTGATGGTAATGAATATGCAACCAGAAAGCATTGGTTTAGTTTGATGCCGCGTGAAACCACAGGTGTTTATTACTTTAAAAAAGGTGATGATGTGCTCTATGTCGGTGAAAGTGGCTTGTTAGGTAAGCGCATTTGGTCCCATGGAACAGCCGGAAAATTAGTAAAAGAAGAGCAATTTAGGGATATGGAGTTATGGGTAGCGACAGACGTGACAGTCCCGAGCCCGTTAAATGGTGAACCTGTTTGTGTTAGAGGCGCTGTCGAAGCACAATTAATGAAAATGTACTCCCCTAAATATAATCGCAAAGAAGAGCGTTGCTAATGAAAAATATGTTTTTATTTGTAGGTTGTAACAACTCCCTT
This window of the Shewanella goraebulensis genome carries:
- a CDS encoding MmcQ/YjbR family DNA-binding protein, producing the protein MEFDQVRKYLLAKPFTTESFPFGEDTHVFKVKSKMFALVAWRKNALMINLKCDPDESCALRDIFNSITTGYHMDKKHWISVYYPNSIANQIKTEGSSNSETRPISIVPNGELERIIDNSFMLVVSKMPKKEQTSILLNL
- a CDS encoding GIY-YIG nuclease family protein, with protein sequence MTAFRMGSIEFNHIANISLSKAWLANRNSETYGLYDFDGNEYATRKHWFSLMPRETTGVYYFKKGDDVLYVGESGLLGKRIWSHGTAGKLVKEEQFRDMELWVATDVTVPSPLNGEPVCVRGAVEAQLMKMYSPKYNRKEERC
- a CDS encoding PilZ domain-containing protein, which gives rise to MPTKQVDTKQGLSKEFKFLLAGTPVNIDIVSPAGQKGRFRTIFIGYLPEQFLLIQFPESNKLGNFGQYFVQGSEVIVRGLIEGHEASVIAFSSIIRQTLSTPTRMMALNFPSKIIIHNLRSTKRVLTELTASIKVKEDSWHAKLTDVSLTGCHIEACKEEQDALVEGETITISIEVDENQISLKARICNAKASEEGLKLGCQFISDQDELVEKIVRMALLAEK